A window of Cheilinus undulatus linkage group 1, ASM1832078v1, whole genome shotgun sequence contains these coding sequences:
- the tppp3 gene encoding tubulin polymerization-promoting protein family member 3: MAESTDMDNLLVSFKKFAIHGDTKATGKELNGKNWAKLCKDCKIIDGKNVTSTDVDIVFSKVKQKTSRVITYEEFRNALEELAPKRFKGQSKEEALESIFKLVEGKEPTNVGVTKVAKTRAVDRLTDASKYTGSHKERFDETGKGKGREGREDLVQNTGYVGAYKNAGTYDSKMRAEK, encoded by the exons ATGGCTGAGAGCACAGATATGGACAATCTCCTGGTGTCTTTCAAGAAGTTTGCCATCCACGGAGACACGAAGGCCACAGGGAAGGAGCTGAACGGGAAGAACTGGGCCAAACTGTGCAAAGACTGTAAGATCATCGATGGCAAGAATGTTACCAGCACTGACGTGGACATCGTCTTCTCCAAAGTCAA ACAGAAGACGTCTCGGGTCATCACATATGAGGAGTTTCGAAACGCTCTGGAGGAACTGGCTCCAAAGAGGTTCAAAGGTCAAAGTAAAGAGGAGGCACTGGAGTCTATCTTCAAACTGGTGGAGGGAAAAGAGCCAACCAATGTCGGAGTGACG AAAGTGGCGAAGACGAGGGCTGTTGATCGTCTGACAGACGCATCCAAATACACTGGATCACACAAGGAGCGCTTCGACGAGACCGGCAAGGGCAAAGGTCGCGAGGGGCGTGAGGACCTGGTGCAGAACACGGGCTACGTGGGAGCTTACAAGAACGCCGGGACCTACGACTCTAAAATGAGGGCTGAGAAATAA